A part of Phycisphaerae bacterium genomic DNA contains:
- a CDS encoding CRISPR-associated endonuclease Cas3'', which produces MISLPNCYAHTLAGKSRDEWQPLDLHLNSVASIASDYARPFQSDCWAHVAGWLHDLGKAHPQFQAYLARANGLEASEHDASVWGGRVNHSGAGAVLAVEHWPGIAGKTLAYVTAGHHAGLADWNSADSGAGALCVRLESEKPTADEVRDKLRQSIRNLSPVLSPPPFLKPAGYHLWVRMLFSCLVDADFLDTEAFMDKGRAESRPGFPALGRLKTSFDAALGRLVRESPKTLVNNIRQEVLTACRIAAEWPPGFFSLTVPTGGGKTLSSTAFALDHAIRYGKRRVIYVIPYTSIIEQTADVLRRFLGEDNVVEHHTNLSPDKETLRLALACENWNAPVIVTTNVQFFESLYAASPGSCRKLHNIIESVVILDEAQLLPPERLIPCVDALCHLTRDYGVSVVLSTATQPAIPDPLKPVCAGEPTPLLQAREIIPDPASLYDRLARTRISFPSDLEAQCDWTSLAAELCRHRQVLCIVNRRQDCRELHRLMPPGTIHLSALMCGEHRSKVIADIKERLCSDGDVRVISTQLVEAGVDLDFPVVYRALAGLDSIAQAAGRCNREGKLNRLAEVVVFVPPRPSPPGLLRKGEDTTRELAMLPGFCPNRPASYTRYFDLYYSKVNDMGGKWLEDRLTRHMPDVDFRTAADEFRLIRDLSVPVIVRYAESPTLIERLRFSGPVREVMRRLQRFTVNVNRRVAERLRDSALIEEIHPGILAQTRPGLYDTTTGLDIFSAGFPPEELVL; this is translated from the coding sequence ATGATCAGTCTTCCAAACTGCTACGCACATACTCTGGCCGGCAAATCGAGGGACGAGTGGCAACCCCTAGATCTCCATTTGAATTCGGTTGCCAGCATAGCGTCGGATTATGCACGACCCTTCCAGTCGGATTGCTGGGCACACGTTGCCGGGTGGCTTCACGATCTTGGCAAGGCCCATCCCCAGTTCCAGGCCTATCTGGCCAGGGCGAACGGTCTTGAGGCTTCAGAACATGACGCCAGCGTTTGGGGCGGACGTGTCAATCACTCCGGGGCTGGCGCGGTTCTGGCCGTTGAGCACTGGCCAGGTATTGCCGGGAAGACGCTCGCTTATGTCACGGCGGGGCACCACGCCGGACTTGCAGATTGGAACAGCGCGGACAGCGGGGCCGGTGCGCTCTGCGTTCGGCTGGAATCAGAAAAACCAACAGCGGACGAGGTGCGTGATAAACTCCGGCAGTCCATCCGCAACCTTTCGCCGGTTCTATCTCCACCACCTTTCTTGAAGCCCGCTGGATATCACCTGTGGGTACGTATGCTCTTCTCGTGTCTGGTCGATGCCGACTTTCTCGACACGGAAGCTTTCATGGATAAGGGCCGTGCGGAATCGCGTCCGGGCTTTCCGGCACTTGGGAGACTCAAGACCAGTTTCGACGCGGCTCTCGGGAGGCTGGTTCGGGAATCGCCAAAGACTCTGGTCAACAACATTCGTCAGGAGGTCCTCACTGCCTGTCGCATTGCGGCGGAATGGCCACCCGGTTTTTTCTCGCTGACAGTTCCCACGGGTGGCGGCAAGACGCTCTCCAGTACTGCATTTGCACTTGACCACGCCATCCGCTACGGCAAGAGAAGAGTCATTTACGTCATCCCCTATACAAGCATAATCGAACAAACGGCTGATGTGCTTCGGCGGTTCCTCGGCGAGGACAACGTGGTGGAACACCACACTAACCTTTCGCCGGACAAAGAAACGCTCCGATTAGCTTTGGCCTGCGAGAACTGGAACGCGCCGGTCATCGTCACGACCAACGTGCAGTTCTTCGAGTCGCTCTATGCCGCAAGTCCGGGGAGTTGTCGCAAGCTTCACAACATTATCGAGAGCGTTGTGATCCTTGATGAGGCCCAGCTTCTCCCGCCCGAGCGGCTCATCCCCTGCGTGGATGCCTTGTGCCATCTGACACGTGATTACGGCGTCTCTGTCGTGCTCAGCACGGCTACGCAACCCGCGATACCTGATCCACTAAAGCCTGTGTGCGCCGGTGAGCCAACACCGTTGCTCCAGGCCCGGGAGATCATTCCAGATCCCGCTTCCCTCTATGATCGATTAGCCCGAACACGGATATCTTTCCCTTCGGACCTTGAGGCTCAATGCGACTGGACCTCGCTCGCCGCGGAGCTTTGCAGACACAGACAGGTGTTGTGCATCGTGAACCGCCGACAGGACTGCCGCGAACTTCACCGTCTTATGCCGCCAGGCACGATCCACCTCTCTGCTCTGATGTGCGGCGAGCACCGCTCCAAGGTAATAGCGGACATCAAAGAGAGGCTCTGCTCTGACGGCGACGTTCGGGTCATAAGTACGCAACTGGTCGAAGCGGGCGTAGACCTGGACTTCCCCGTCGTCTACCGCGCTCTCGCCGGTCTTGATTCCATTGCACAAGCCGCCGGACGCTGCAATCGTGAAGGCAAGCTGAACCGGCTTGCGGAAGTTGTCGTTTTCGTCCCACCCCGGCCCTCGCCGCCCGGCCTGCTCCGCAAGGGCGAAGACACGACTCGGGAGTTGGCCATGCTGCCGGGGTTCTGCCCCAATCGTCCGGCGTCATACACTCGCTACTTCGATCTTTATTATAGCAAGGTCAATGACATGGGTGGCAAGTGGTTGGAGGATCGCCTGACAAGACATATGCCAGATGTGGATTTCCGCACTGCCGCCGACGAGTTTCGTCTTATTCGCGATCTCTCAGTGCCGGTCATCGTCCGCTATGCTGAAAGCCCGACTTTGATTGAGCGTCTGCGGTTCAGCGGCCCCGTGCGCGAGGTGATGCGTCGACTTCAGCGGTTCACCGTGAATGTCAATCGCCGCGTCGCCGAACGGCTGCGGGATTCTGCGCTCATCGAGGAGATTCATCCGGGCATACTTGCACAGACACGGCCGGGGCTGTACGACACGACGACCGGCCTGGACATCTTCTCCGCAGGCTTTCCACCGGAGGAGCTTGTATTATAG
- the cas8c gene encoding type I-C CRISPR-associated protein Cas8c/Csd1, giving the protein MILHALKEYYDRKAADPASRMAAPGWEWKEIPYVVVLAHDGRPVAVECTWEGTGEERRAKAFLLPQSVKRSSGIKSNLFWDNPEYALGVVLKGKPNRVKEQHAAFRKAISSLNLSDDEGVRALEAFLDRSNKKETLAEFGESWEELLQSGLNVTFRLAGDALPIANRPVVRRAIDALADSEIGAKAVCLVTGEYAPIERLHASIKGVWGANTRGGDIVSFNRDAFESFGKKQGSNAPVSKNVAFAYTTALNHLLRKDSSQRVQVGDASTVFWASRDCRFESEVAAFFGEPPKDDPDRGVRAVEDLLRSVNTGAYVESDKETRFYVLGLAPNAARIAIRFWHVGTVPEMAQRFAQHFRDLRLVHGPKDKDTLSLFRLLVATAVQGKAENIPPNLAGDTIRAILEGLPYPATLLEAAVRRARAEHEISYARAALIKASINRQTRFHNPHIEEELKMALDPENSSVGYRLGRLFATLEKIQQDANPGINATIRDRFYGAASSTPIAVFGNLMRLKNHHLSKLPEGLRIVRERLIGEIMSGIADFPAHLPLADQGRFAIGYYHQMQDFYTKRTDKNE; this is encoded by the coding sequence ATGATTCTCCATGCGCTGAAAGAGTACTACGATCGGAAGGCAGCGGACCCGGCATCGCGAATGGCCGCGCCCGGTTGGGAGTGGAAAGAGATCCCGTACGTCGTCGTGCTGGCGCATGACGGTCGTCCCGTGGCAGTGGAATGCACCTGGGAAGGTACGGGAGAAGAACGGCGGGCCAAAGCGTTTCTTCTACCGCAATCGGTGAAAAGGAGCTCCGGTATCAAGTCCAATTTGTTTTGGGATAATCCGGAGTATGCCCTGGGCGTGGTTCTCAAGGGAAAACCGAACAGGGTAAAGGAACAACATGCTGCCTTCCGCAAGGCGATTAGCAGTCTGAACCTGAGCGACGATGAAGGTGTGAGAGCACTTGAAGCCTTCCTCGACAGGTCGAACAAGAAAGAAACGCTCGCTGAGTTCGGCGAATCATGGGAGGAACTCCTGCAGAGCGGGCTTAATGTCACGTTTCGCCTGGCCGGTGACGCTTTGCCCATCGCGAACCGCCCGGTGGTTCGGCGTGCGATAGACGCACTAGCGGATTCTGAGATTGGCGCCAAGGCGGTCTGTCTCGTCACTGGCGAATACGCTCCGATCGAGCGCCTTCACGCATCTATCAAGGGCGTTTGGGGTGCAAACACCCGAGGAGGAGACATTGTTTCCTTCAATCGCGATGCGTTCGAGTCATTCGGGAAGAAACAGGGCTCGAACGCGCCCGTCAGCAAGAATGTCGCCTTTGCCTACACCACCGCCCTGAATCATCTTCTCCGGAAGGATTCGAGTCAACGCGTTCAAGTCGGCGACGCCTCGACGGTTTTCTGGGCTTCCCGTGACTGCCGTTTCGAATCCGAAGTAGCTGCATTTTTCGGCGAACCGCCCAAAGATGATCCTGACCGAGGCGTCAGGGCGGTCGAGGACCTGCTTCGGTCGGTGAATACTGGAGCCTACGTTGAGTCCGACAAGGAGACAAGGTTCTACGTCCTCGGACTCGCGCCAAACGCGGCTCGCATTGCCATCCGGTTCTGGCACGTGGGTACGGTTCCCGAAATGGCCCAACGGTTTGCCCAGCACTTCCGAGACCTGCGTCTTGTTCACGGTCCCAAGGACAAGGATACGCTGTCGCTCTTTCGCCTGCTGGTCGCCACTGCCGTTCAGGGCAAAGCGGAGAACATTCCGCCTAACTTGGCCGGGGACACCATCAGAGCAATTCTCGAAGGTCTGCCCTATCCGGCAACTTTGCTTGAAGCCGCCGTCCGTCGTGCGCGGGCGGAACATGAAATCAGCTACGCTCGTGCAGCTCTCATTAAGGCATCCATCAACCGACAAACCCGCTTCCACAATCCACATATTGAGGAGGAACTGAAAATGGCTCTTGATCCCGAGAACTCCAGCGTGGGATACCGCCTCGGGCGACTTTTCGCTACGTTGGAGAAGATCCAGCAGGATGCCAATCCTGGCATCAATGCGACCATCCGAGACCGCTTCTATGGCGCCGCTTCAAGCACACCCATCGCTGTGTTCGGCAACCTGATGCGTCTCAAGAACCACCACCTTTCCAAGCTTCCCGAAGGGCTGCGGATTGTCCGAGAAAGACTGATCGGCGAGATCATGTCCGGTATCGCGGATTTTCCGGCCCACTTGCCCTTGGCCGATCAAGGTCGGTTTGCGATTGGCTACTATCATCAAATGCAGGACTTCTACACAAAAAGAACGGATAAGAACGAGTAA
- the cas4 gene encoding CRISPR-associated protein Cas4, translated as MLGTPTYGDSDLLPVSALQHLAFCPRQCMLIHLELAWSENRHTAEGRLLHERVHERQSGTEHGIPVARGLRLVSYRLGLSGVADFVEYHPVTDSPLSPLSEEGSGADPPRSPLVKGGRGVELPGRAGRWVPYPVEYKRGRPKAHDADAVQLCAQAICLEEMLQTAVPAGALFYGRTRRRAPVAFTVELRNRVERLTVRLHELLGSGVTPPPEPGPKCKHCSLKDDCLPDLPASAAAYLRRMVRQAIREV; from the coding sequence ATGCTTGGGACTCCGACCTACGGCGACTCCGACCTTTTGCCAGTCTCCGCGTTGCAGCACCTGGCGTTCTGCCCGCGGCAGTGCATGCTGATACACCTGGAGCTGGCGTGGTCGGAGAACCGGCACACGGCGGAGGGGCGGCTGCTGCACGAGCGAGTACACGAGCGGCAGTCGGGGACCGAACACGGAATCCCGGTAGCCCGAGGGCTGCGGCTGGTGTCGTATCGGCTGGGACTGTCGGGCGTGGCCGACTTTGTGGAATACCATCCGGTGACCGACTCCCCTCTATCCCCCCTCAGTGAGGAGGGAAGTGGTGCAGACCCCCCTCGGTCCCCCCTTGTGAAGGGGGGAAGGGGGGTTGAGTTGCCCGGGCGTGCGGGACGTTGGGTGCCGTACCCGGTCGAGTACAAGCGTGGACGACCCAAGGCCCATGACGCGGACGCCGTGCAGTTGTGCGCGCAGGCAATATGTCTGGAGGAAATGCTCCAGACGGCCGTGCCAGCGGGGGCACTGTTCTATGGACGGACGCGCCGGCGAGCTCCGGTTGCGTTCACGGTGGAGTTGCGGAACCGCGTCGAGCGGCTTACGGTTCGCCTGCACGAGTTATTGGGCTCGGGCGTCACCCCGCCGCCTGAGCCGGGCCCCAAATGCAAGCACTGCTCGCTCAAGGACGATTGCCTCCCGGACCTACCCGCGTCTGCGGCGGCGTACCTGCGGCGGATGGTGCGGCAGGCGATTCGCGAGGTCTAA
- a CDS encoding prolyl oligopeptidase family serine peptidase gives MRYRTAMVIVALSAGVSGCGRVSTTRTPALVYPQTRTVDVVDDYHGIKVPDPYRWLEDLDSPEVQAWVEAQNRVTFAYLESIPARTAIRERLTQLQDYERFDVPTVTAGRYFFLRNSGLQNQSVLYVADGLDGQPRVLLDPNTLSPDGTVALAGTDVTADGKLLAYAIARAGSDWNELYVRDVQTGQDLPDHINWVKFSAISWTHDGSGFFYSRYDEPDDKKLQSSNYYQKLYFHRLGTPQSDDRLVYDRPDRKEWMFTGQVTDDGRYLIIYVSEGTEPKNRVYYLDLRQDRAEVVRLLDEFDAEYAFIDNDGPIFWFRTDLDAPRRRVVAIDIRNPRRDHWKELIPQAPETLDSVSVVDDVFLASYLKDACSQVKVFDLGGRFVREVTLPGIGNTWGFDGKRTDRETFYGFTGYTTPGTIYRYVVKTGESIVYKKPKVRFNPDDYQTRQVFYSSKDGTRVPMFITHRKGLKLDGDAPTLLYGYGGFSIPNLPRFAITRVAWMEMGGVYAEACIRGGGEYGEDWHNAGRLKNKQKCFDDFIAAAEWLIANNYTRPARLAIHGGSNGGLLVAACMTQRPELFGAVLPAVGVLDMLRFSQYTIGWAWTSEYGRPDDPEMFPVLRAYSPLHNLKPGTHYPATLLTTADHDDRVVPSHSFKFAAALQAAQAGPAPVLIRIETRAGHGAGKPTSKRIEEAADQLAFLVRVLDMRLPPKRPG, from the coding sequence ATGCGATATCGTACAGCGATGGTGATCGTGGCCCTATCGGCCGGGGTCTCCGGCTGCGGCCGGGTGTCGACGACACGCACTCCAGCACTCGTCTATCCCCAGACCAGAACCGTTGACGTCGTCGACGACTACCACGGCATCAAAGTCCCCGATCCCTACCGCTGGCTCGAGGACCTCGATTCGCCCGAGGTCCAGGCTTGGGTCGAGGCCCAGAACCGTGTCACCTTCGCCTACTTGGAGTCGATCCCCGCCAGGACGGCCATTCGCGAACGCCTTACCCAGCTCCAGGACTACGAGCGCTTCGACGTCCCCACCGTGACCGCAGGTCGCTATTTCTTCCTGCGGAACAGCGGCCTGCAGAACCAGTCGGTGCTCTACGTGGCCGACGGATTGGACGGCCAACCCCGGGTCCTGCTCGACCCCAATACCCTCTCGCCCGACGGAACCGTCGCCCTGGCCGGCACCGACGTCACCGCCGACGGCAAGCTTCTGGCCTACGCCATCGCCCGGGCCGGCAGCGATTGGAACGAACTCTACGTCCGCGACGTCCAGACCGGACAGGACCTGCCCGACCATATCAACTGGGTGAAGTTCTCCGCAATCTCCTGGACGCACGACGGCAGCGGGTTCTTCTACAGCCGCTACGACGAACCGGATGACAAGAAGCTGCAATCCAGTAATTACTATCAAAAACTGTATTTTCACCGCTTAGGCACCCCGCAGTCCGATGATCGCCTGGTCTATGACCGCCCCGACCGGAAGGAGTGGATGTTCACCGGTCAGGTGACCGACGACGGCCGGTACCTCATCATCTACGTCTCCGAGGGCACCGAGCCCAAAAACCGCGTCTACTACCTCGACCTCAGGCAGGACCGCGCCGAGGTCGTCCGTTTGCTCGATGAGTTCGACGCCGAGTATGCCTTCATCGACAATGACGGGCCGATCTTCTGGTTCCGGACCGACCTGGACGCCCCTCGCCGTCGCGTCGTCGCGATCGATATCCGCAACCCCCGGCGGGACCACTGGAAGGAACTCATACCCCAGGCGCCTGAGACCCTCGATTCGGTTAGCGTCGTGGATGACGTGTTCCTGGCGAGCTACCTGAAGGACGCATGTTCGCAGGTCAAGGTCTTCGACCTCGGCGGCAGGTTCGTACGCGAGGTGACCCTGCCCGGCATCGGAAACACCTGGGGATTCGACGGCAAACGCACCGACCGCGAAACCTTTTACGGATTCACCGGCTACACGACGCCCGGCACCATCTACCGCTACGTGGTCAAGACCGGCGAGAGCATCGTCTACAAGAAACCGAAAGTCCGCTTCAATCCCGATGATTACCAGACGCGTCAGGTGTTTTACTCGAGCAAGGACGGCACGCGCGTGCCGATGTTCATAACCCACCGCAAAGGACTCAAGCTCGACGGCGACGCCCCCACGCTGCTGTACGGCTACGGCGGTTTTTCGATCCCGAACCTGCCGCGTTTTGCGATCACCCGCGTGGCGTGGATGGAAATGGGCGGCGTTTACGCCGAAGCCTGCATCCGCGGCGGCGGCGAATACGGCGAGGATTGGCACAACGCCGGCCGTCTCAAGAACAAGCAGAAATGCTTCGACGATTTCATCGCCGCGGCCGAGTGGCTGATCGCCAACAACTACACGCGCCCGGCCAGGCTGGCAATCCACGGCGGCAGTAACGGCGGCCTCCTGGTCGCGGCCTGCATGACCCAGCGGCCGGAGCTTTTCGGTGCCGTGCTGCCCGCCGTCGGCGTCCTCGATATGCTTCGCTTCTCCCAGTACACCATCGGATGGGCCTGGACCAGCGAGTACGGCCGTCCCGATGACCCCGAAATGTTCCCCGTGCTCAGGGCGTACAGCCCCCTCCATAACCTCAAGCCCGGCACGCATTATCCCGCCACCTTGCTTACCACCGCCGATCACGACGACCGTGTCGTGCCGTCGCACAGCTTCAAGTTTGCCGCTGCCCTCCAGGCGGCACAGGCCGGCCCCGCCCCCGTTCTGATCCGCATCGAAACCCGTGCCGGCCACGGCGCCGGGAAGCCGACCAGCAAACGCATTGAAGAGGCCGCCGACCAGTTGGCCTTCCTGGTTCGCGTTCTCGACATGAGGTTGCCGCCGAAGCGCCCCGGGTGA
- the cas7c gene encoding type I-C CRISPR-associated protein Cas7/Csd2 has protein sequence MSKTISNRYDFILVFDVQDGNPNGDPDAGNLPRVDAETGMGLVTDVCLKRKVRNYVGMTKGFAPPFDIYVKEKAILNQLHEAAYKAIGAQDLLKGDDKKRKGGDRVDEARDHMCKTYYDIRTFGAVMSTGINCGQVRGPVQMTFARSVDPIVTLEHSITRMAVATEAEAEKQGGDNRTMGRKNTIPYGLYIGHGFISPHLAAQTGFTSEDLDLFWEALVNMFEHDRSAARGLMSTRKLIVFQHASPLGNAPAFSLFERLKVRRRDEARPARAFSDYDINLDQSNLPAGVTIIEKP, from the coding sequence ATGAGTAAAACGATCAGCAACCGCTACGACTTCATCCTTGTGTTCGACGTTCAGGACGGCAATCCGAACGGTGATCCCGATGCCGGCAACCTGCCTCGCGTGGATGCCGAGACGGGCATGGGGCTGGTCACCGACGTTTGCCTGAAACGGAAGGTACGCAACTACGTCGGCATGACCAAAGGGTTCGCGCCCCCGTTCGATATCTATGTCAAGGAGAAGGCTATCCTCAATCAGCTCCATGAGGCGGCCTACAAGGCCATCGGGGCTCAGGATCTTCTGAAGGGCGATGACAAGAAGCGCAAAGGGGGCGACAGAGTTGACGAGGCCCGCGATCACATGTGCAAGACGTACTACGACATCCGCACCTTCGGGGCGGTTATGTCCACTGGGATCAACTGCGGCCAGGTGCGGGGTCCCGTCCAGATGACTTTCGCCCGTTCGGTCGATCCGATCGTGACCCTTGAGCACTCGATCACGCGGATGGCCGTAGCCACCGAGGCTGAGGCTGAGAAACAGGGTGGAGACAACCGGACTATGGGCCGAAAGAACACCATCCCCTATGGCTTGTACATCGGTCACGGCTTCATCTCCCCCCACTTGGCCGCACAGACTGGTTTTACATCGGAAGACCTTGATCTGTTTTGGGAAGCCTTGGTGAACATGTTCGAGCATGATCGGTCAGCGGCTCGCGGCTTGATGTCGACGCGCAAGCTGATTGTTTTCCAGCATGCGAGCCCGCTGGGTAATGCCCCGGCATTCTCGCTTTTCGAGCGGCTCAAAGTCAGGCGTCGAGACGAGGCAAGGCCCGCGCGTGCATTTTCGGATTATGACATTAATCTGGACCAGAGCAATCTACCAGCCGGTGTAACGATCATCGAGAAGCCTTAG
- a CDS encoding CRISPR-associated endonuclease Cas1, translating into MKTHDNTLYVTTQKAYLARKGTNIDVRVEGQSRLQLPVHTVGSIVCFGNVLCSPFLLGLCAQHRVAVTFLTENGRFMGRVEGPQSGNVLLR; encoded by the coding sequence ATGAAGACGCACGACAACACCCTGTACGTGACGACGCAAAAGGCTTACCTGGCCCGAAAGGGCACCAACATCGACGTTCGGGTTGAGGGTCAGAGTCGTCTGCAACTACCCGTCCATACCGTCGGCAGCATCGTTTGTTTCGGTAACGTCCTGTGTAGTCCGTTCCTGCTGGGCTTGTGCGCCCAGCACCGGGTGGCCGTGACGTTCCTCACCGAGAACGGCCGCTTCATGGGTCGGGTCGAGGGTCCGCAATCCGGCAACGTTCTTCTTCGC
- the cas5c gene encoding type I-C CRISPR-associated protein Cas5c, whose protein sequence is MKGFTLDVSGPYACFTRPEMKVERVSYDVMTPSAARAIFDAILWKPAIFWRVKRIEVLAPIRWVSVRRNEVDKTASPRSDGILIEEARQQRAGLFLRDVRYRLHAEFEFIPPDKRGQVYNPLPEWLVDPEEAAELQRPDLRPGETEAKYAAMFERRARRGQTFHHPYLGCREFGADVRLVDNGVTSPPPIRESRDLGWMLYDLDFSDPDNIRPLFFRARMQNGVIIVPDRDNKEEVRG, encoded by the coding sequence ATGAAAGGTTTTACTCTTGACGTCAGCGGCCCATACGCATGTTTTACCCGCCCGGAGATGAAGGTCGAACGCGTCAGCTATGACGTCATGACTCCTTCCGCCGCCCGGGCCATCTTCGACGCGATCCTCTGGAAACCCGCCATTTTCTGGCGCGTGAAGCGCATTGAGGTACTAGCTCCCATCAGATGGGTGTCAGTCCGCCGCAACGAGGTCGACAAGACGGCTTCACCTCGATCGGATGGCATATTGATCGAAGAGGCACGCCAACAGCGCGCCGGGCTGTTCCTGCGCGATGTTCGGTATCGCCTTCACGCGGAGTTCGAGTTCATCCCGCCCGACAAGCGCGGACAGGTGTACAACCCGCTACCCGAATGGTTGGTAGACCCGGAGGAAGCGGCCGAGCTTCAGAGGCCCGATCTTCGCCCTGGTGAAACCGAAGCAAAGTACGCCGCCATGTTCGAGAGGCGAGCAAGAAGAGGTCAGACATTCCACCACCCCTATCTCGGGTGCCGGGAGTTCGGCGCTGACGTGCGATTAGTGGACAACGGCGTCACTTCGCCCCCACCGATTCGGGAATCTCGCGATCTTGGCTGGATGCTGTACGACTTGGACTTCTCGGATCCTGACAACATCCGACCGCTCTTTTTCCGGGCGCGAATGCAAAACGGCGTCATTATCGTTCCGGACCGTGACAACAAAGAGGAGGTGCGCGGATGA